The uncultured Subdoligranulum sp. genomic sequence GGAATGGCCGCCACGATCTGGTAGCCGCAGGCCTTGGCCACCTCCCGCTCCACCACAATGGCACGGTTCAGGTGCTCGCAGCACTGGGCCGCCAGATAGACGCCCTGTTCCTGCAGCGGCGGCAGTACCCCGGCCAGCACGGCGGCGGCCGCCTCCATGCTGGAGTGCTGCCCGATACGCCCACCGGTGATCTCGCTGCTGGAGCAGCCCACCACAAAGAGATCCCCCGTTTCCAGATGCGCTGCCTCCAGCAGTTCCTCGGTGGCGCGGCGCGCCTGGGCGGTAATTTCAGAAAGTTCCATCTTGTCTACCCCCTTGCCTGGTTTTTCAGGCCGCAGGTTCAGTCCTCCTGCGGCGGCAGACAGGTCACGCCCCGCAGCGTCACCTCGCTGCAGTACTGCAGCGGCAGGCGCGGCGCCTTGGCCGTGATCGTCAGCCCATCAAAGTTCACATCCCGCAGCGTGCCGTCGGGGCCTTCAAAGCCCGCCAGCGTCACCGGGGAAACATCCTTCCATGTCCGTTTGTCGTTCAGCGCCCGGCCGGTGAGCGTCAGCCCCGCAAAGGTGAAGTGCTCCAGCACCGGCAGGGTGCCGGCCGCCTCGCCGTCGTCGTTGTAGGGCACCGAATGGATCATGACCCGGGGTGCCGTGCAGTCCCGCACCGTCACGCCCCGCACATAGCCGCCCCGCTTGGCCGTGGCCTTGACCTCGATGCCGGAGTAGGAATTTTCCAGATCGCAGTCCCAGACCTGCACATCCTCCACGCCGCCGGACATCTCGCTGCCCACGCAGATGCCCTGGCCGAAGCCCACCCGGCAGTCAAAGATATAGATATGGGCGCTGGGCCGTCCGATGGCATTGCCCTCGGGGTTCTTGCCGCTCTTGACGGCCACCGAATCGCCGCCGGTGTAGAATTCACTGGCAAACAGCGTGCAGTTGGTGCTGGAATCGGGGTCCCAGCCGTCGCCGTTCCAGATGCCCTCCGAGCGGAAGGTGCAGTGGTCGGTGACAATGTTGTCGCTGTAGATCATCTGGACGATCCAGGCCGGGCTGTCCTGCAGCGTCAGGCCGCTGATCCAGACGTTCTGGCAGTTGCTCAGGTTCACCAGCCGCGGGCGTACCCGGCCGGGGATGGTGTCCTCGTCGTCGCAGCTCTCCACCAGGTCGGCATGTTCGGCCAGGTAGTCCTTGAGATGCTCCCGCTCGTCGGCAATGATGGCATCGGCCAGCGCCTTGCCGCCGCCGGCGATGGTGCCCTTGCCGCGGATGACCACATTGACGCAGTTGTACCCGTCGTCGTGGTCCATCTTGCCCAGGTTCAGAAGGCTGGAATAGCAGCGGCGCTCGATGCCCTCGAACCGGCTGGGAATGCGGGGCTGGTAGTCCACCAGCTGGGCGGTGCCCTGCAGAACGGCCCCCTCGTCCAGGTAGAGTTCCATATCGCTGTGCAGCCGCAGCGCGCCGGTCAGATAGGTGCCGGCGGGCAGGTAGACCGCATCCCCGGGGCCGCAGGCATCGATGGCCCGCTGCAGGGCGGCGGTGTTTTTCGTGGTGCCGTCCCCCTTGGCCCAGTAGGGGGCCTCGGTGACGTTGATGCGTTGTTTTTCTGCCCCGGTGCGCAGCATGCAGGCGCCCACCGGCTGGTTCTCAAACACCACGTCCACCCGGTATTCGGTCTGGGGGTCCAGCTTGTCCAGGGTATAGTGGGTGCGGTGGGTGGTGCCCACCGGCTCATTGTTCAGGTAGACGGTATATTCCGCCCGGGCGCCCGCCGCGGCGGGCTTGTCCCAGTACAGCACGGCATGGTGGGCCGTGCAGCGGGCAAACAGATGGCTTTCAAACATCTTGGTATTCCTCTTTTTGATCGCGGTCCGTTGTTTTTCTTTCGGTACATTCTTATTGTACCACACAATGTTCTCCACGGAAAGACGCAAAAATCGCCAACAATTCCGCCCTTCCCCTCACGGGTTTTGGCAGGGCGGTGCCTGCAGGAAGCAGCCTTCCTCGTGGCTCCAGAGCACCCCCACCGCCTGCAGGTAGGCGTAGATGATGGTGGAGCCCACAAAGCTCATGCCCCGCCGGCGCAGATCGGCTGAAATGGCATCCGACAAGGGCGAGGTGGTCCTGTCCCGCTCGCAGATCGTCTTGCCTTCCGTCCAGTGCCAGAGGTAGCGGTCGAAGCTGCCCCACTCCTGCCGGATGGATGCAAACGCCCGGGCGTTTTTCACCGCTGCAGCGATTTTCCGCCGGTTGCGGATGATACCGGGGTCCATGGCCAGGGCCACACAGCGGGCTTCGTCGTAGGCGGCCACCTTCTCCCAGTCGAAACCGTCGAAGGCGCGGCGGAAGGCCTCCCGCTTGTTGAGCACACACTCCCAGGAGAGGCCTGCCTGGAACCCCTCCAGGATCAGCATTTCAAAGAGCAGCCGGTCGTCGTGCACCGGCACGCCCCACTCCTCGTCATGGTAGTGGAGGTAGCGGGGATTGTCCGGGTTGGCCCACCGGCAGCGGGGGCGGCCGTCTTTCCATTCCATGGGACCGTTCCTTTCCATATATCAAACCGCCCGCCGGGTGCCGGCGGGCGGCGCAACATCATACCAGTACGTCCTTGATCAGCAGACTCAGCCCGCCGGTAGCCGAGTGGATGAACTCCACCGCATCGTCGGAATTGCAGAGCTCCGCCGGGATCTTGATCTCGATGCCGGACTCCGTCTTGAAGCTGCGGCTTTCCAGCTTTTTCATCCGGGCGGGGCTCACCGTCACCCGGTCGTTTTCCTGCACGCCGGTCTCCGCCAGGGCTGCCTCGAACTTGGGCGCCGCCAGGGGATAGTTCTCCCGCATGCGGGTGCGCACATCCTCCACCGAGATGGTGTTGTCCACCGCCTGGTTGCGCACCATCAGCTCCACGGCGGTCTCGGTGCCGCCGTCAAAGGGGGGCACGTCGTCCAGTTCCTCCGGCTCGGGGTAGGCTTCCTTCACGGCGGCCACGGCGGTCTCGCAGACGGCCTTCAGCTTGGCCTTCTCCTGCATGGCCTCGGTGCAGCCGAACACCCGGGTGGACAGGTAGAAGTCCTTCTTCTCGTCCAGGTT encodes the following:
- a CDS encoding glycoside hydrolase family 28 protein — encoded protein: MFESHLFARCTAHHAVLYWDKPAAAGARAEYTVYLNNEPVGTTHRTHYTLDKLDPQTEYRVDVVFENQPVGACMLRTGAEKQRINVTEAPYWAKGDGTTKNTAALQRAIDACGPGDAVYLPAGTYLTGALRLHSDMELYLDEGAVLQGTAQLVDYQPRIPSRFEGIERRCYSSLLNLGKMDHDDGYNCVNVVIRGKGTIAGGGKALADAIIADEREHLKDYLAEHADLVESCDDEDTIPGRVRPRLVNLSNCQNVWISGLTLQDSPAWIVQMIYSDNIVTDHCTFRSEGIWNGDGWDPDSSTNCTLFASEFYTGGDSVAVKSGKNPEGNAIGRPSAHIYIFDCRVGFGQGICVGSEMSGGVEDVQVWDCDLENSYSGIEVKATAKRGGYVRGVTVRDCTAPRVMIHSVPYNDDGEAAGTLPVLEHFTFAGLTLTGRALNDKRTWKDVSPVTLAGFEGPDGTLRDVNFDGLTITAKAPRLPLQYCSEVTLRGVTCLPPQED
- a CDS encoding TIGR01440 family protein, with amino-acid sequence MELSEITAQARRATEELLEAAHLETGDLFVVGCSSSEITGGRIGQHSSMEAAAAVLAGVLPPLQEQGVYLAAQCCEHLNRAIVVEREVAKACGYQIVAAIPQPHAGGSWATNCWHTFQDPVLVEEVQAAAGMDIGGTLIGMHLRRVAVPVRLSIDHIGQAILLCARTRPPFIGGARAVYSEEEPR
- a CDS encoding DNA-3-methyladenine glycosylase I, with the translated sequence MEWKDGRPRCRWANPDNPRYLHYHDEEWGVPVHDDRLLFEMLILEGFQAGLSWECVLNKREAFRRAFDGFDWEKVAAYDEARCVALAMDPGIIRNRRKIAAAVKNARAFASIRQEWGSFDRYLWHWTEGKTICERDRTTSPLSDAISADLRRRGMSFVGSTIIYAYLQAVGVLWSHEEGCFLQAPPCQNP